CGAATGTCCCTGAAGAGCAAGCTGGGCGTCCAGAGCCGCGTCGATCTCATGCGGGCCGTCGTGGAGTCCGGACACTTGGCGGACATGCTGAAGACCGCCGGGATCGGTCAACCGGACCAATGAGCAAGCATGGAGACACCTCAAGAGCTTCCCTCTCCCCCTCACAGTCGGCGTCCGCGAACTTCACACGCGACCTGATCCACCGCCGTGTGCCCCACATCTTGGCCGGATACGCGGCTGTGTCATGGGGCATCGTCGAGTTTACGGCTTTCGCCGTGGACGAATTCCTGCTCTCGCCTTACTTCACGCGTGCGGCGCTGGTCACCCTGGTCATGATGGTGCCGAGTGTGCTCATGGTTGCTTGGTTTCACGGAAAGCCCGGCAAGGACAGGGACTCGCTGCCGCGGACGGAGAAGATAGGCATCCCCGCCAACCTCGTGGGATGCCTCGTGGTATTGTCCACGCTCGCCACCCGCGACGATCCGGTTTCGGCCACTGACCCGGCATCGGAAAGGCCCGATGAAGCGAGCATCGTCCAGCAGGGGGTGCCCAACTCCGGATCGAATGGGACCACCGTCCTGTTCGCACTCGAACCCGGACCCGGAATAGGCGAGGGCGAGTCGTGGATGTCCTATGCGTTTCCCGAGGCGTTGGTCCTCGATCTCATTGCATATGACCGTTTCCTGCCGATCCCCTCCTACGACTACCAGTCCTACGCGCGCGAACGGGGATTCGATAGCTTCGCGGGGACTCCCTTGCCTCTCAAGCGCGAACTCGCCCGGAATCTCCATGCGGGGTTCATCGTGGTCGGGGAGATCAATCGGATCAACGAACTGCTGGGCGTCCAACTCTGGATCCACAGAGTGAGCGACGGATCGCTCGCGGGCCAGACTGCTCATGAAGCGACCGACCTACTGACGCTCGTTGACGAAGCGGCGGGACCGGTAGGGCGCGCGCTGGGACTTTCTACTACCGAAGAGATCGACGACCTTGCCGTACGGGCACGGCTCTCCGAAAACGAAGCTGCGGTGGAAGCGTTTTTCAAGGGCATGTTCCACCATGTTGCCGACCGCGATCATGAGGCTGCCTCCAGGTACTTGACCACCGCAACCACACTGGATCCCAGCTTCGCGGTCGCCCACTACGCCTTGTGGCGCGTGTTGCGGGCTTCCGGGCTGGACGACAAGGCTGCCTCGGCCCCGCTCGCTTCGGCCATTGAGCACCTGTACAGAGTACCCGAGCGATACGCCTTCCAAGTGAGGGCGGACTATTACCGGGCCATCGGTGAGCCGGACCAACTGGCCACGGTCTTGGACCTGTGGATCCAACTGCACCCCGATGACCTGAACGCGCTACGCATTCTGACAGAGACTCAGGTGTCTCAGGGTGCTTGGGAAGATGCCCTTTCGACCCTCTCCAAGATGCGCCGCTTGGATCCGTTGGACGACCGACTCATCCTGGTCACGGCGCGGGTGCAGGAGCAACTGGGCAACTACGACCAAGCCGTGGGCGTCCTGGCCGAGTATGTGAAGCGGTCACCCGGCGACGCGTCCGCCTACTCACAACTGGCCGACCTCCAGCGGCGGCTGGGCCGACTTGAAGACGCACGCGACGCGCTCAAGCGCGCGATTGTCCTGGATGCTCTGGCACCTGAGCCCGTGAGGGAACTTGCGGAACTCGATCTTGACGACGGGCGACTGGGCGAGGCTCGCGACGGGTTCCAGCGCGTGTTGACGTTGGCCCGAACTGCGGAGGAGAGGGTAGAGGCGCTATCGGGTCTCAAGCGCTATCATCACCGGCGCGGGGAGATGATCGACGCGATCGGCGTGATCGAGCAAAGGCGGCAAGAGCAAGCAGGCTTCCAGACGCAACCGGGTGTCGCTTTGGGGAGCTTGGACGACATCTTCGTCTACCTTGATGCGGGTCTTGTCGACGAAGCAGTGAACCTGCTTATGGAATTGAGGTCGACCCTTGAAGGACAGGATCTCTACCTTCACCGGCTGGCCGTTCATATCGCTCTGGCAACGGAGGGTGTGGACGCGGCCTTGGAGGCGCACCGACAGGCGTGGGAATCGTTGGAGGCCAGTGGCCAGGAGGGCCTCCGATCCACTCTGTTGGGGGACTTGGGACTGATACTGGACCGAGCAGGAGACCACGAGGGCGCGGCGGAGAACTTTAAGGCGGCCATCGAGCTATCGCCGAGTAGAGAATTCCATCTTGGCGCGGGAAGAGCACTGCGCCGGGCGGGACTGTTGGGCGAAGCGGAA
This DNA window, taken from Acidobacteriota bacterium, encodes the following:
- a CDS encoding tetratricopeptide repeat protein, translated to MSKHGDTSRASLSPSQSASANFTRDLIHRRVPHILAGYAAVSWGIVEFTAFAVDEFLLSPYFTRAALVTLVMMVPSVLMVAWFHGKPGKDRDSLPRTEKIGIPANLVGCLVVLSTLATRDDPVSATDPASERPDEASIVQQGVPNSGSNGTTVLFALEPGPGIGEGESWMSYAFPEALVLDLIAYDRFLPIPSYDYQSYARERGFDSFAGTPLPLKRELARNLHAGFIVVGEINRINELLGVQLWIHRVSDGSLAGQTAHEATDLLTLVDEAAGPVGRALGLSTTEEIDDLAVRARLSENEAAVEAFFKGMFHHVADRDHEAASRYLTTATTLDPSFAVAHYALWRVLRASGLDDKAASAPLASAIEHLYRVPERYAFQVRADYYRAIGEPDQLATVLDLWIQLHPDDLNALRILTETQVSQGAWEDALSTLSKMRRLDPLDDRLILVTARVQEQLGNYDQAVGVLAEYVKRSPGDASAYSQLADLQRRLGRLEDARDALKRAIVLDALAPEPVRELAELDLDDGRLGEARDGFQRVLTLARTAEERVEALSGLKRYHHRRGEMIDAIGVIEQRRQEQAGFQTQPGVALGSLDDIFVYLDAGLVDEAVNLLMELRSTLEGQDLYLHRLAVHIALATEGVDAALEAHRQAWESLEASGQEGLRSTLLGDLGLILDRAGDHEGAAENFKAAIELSPSREFHLGAGRALRRAGLLGEAEAELRSALRLVPADPHAHFEMASLMEARGDTTAAVFHLNNTLAVWENADEDFEPARLAREKLTKLVTP